CTCGCACGAGATCACCAAGGTCGCGCGCCTCGACGACGACACGCTGCGCGCCCTGCTCGACGACGAGGCGCTCGCCGCCTTCCGCGCGCGCGGCCTCGACCCCGACCATCCGACGCTGCGCGGCACCGCGCAGAACCCCGATGCCTGGTTCCAGGGGCGCGAGGCCTGCGAGCCGTTCTACGCCGCCTTCCCCGGGCTCCTCGCCGAGACCTTCGCGAGGTTCAAGGCGCTCACCGGCCGCGAGTACCAGCTCTTCGAATTTGTCGGCGCACCGGATGCGGAGCGCGTGATCATCATGATGGGCTCCGGCGCCGAATGCGCGCACGAGACGGTGGAGTGGATGCAGGAACGGGGCGAGAAGGTCGGGGTCCTCAAGGTCCGGCTCTTCCGCCCCTTCTCCGCGGCGCACCTGCTCGCCGCGCTCCCGCCCACGGCGCAGCGCATCGCGGTGCTCGACCGCACCAAGGAACCCGGCGCGACCGGCGAACCGCTCCTCCAGGAGATCGCGCTCGCCCTCGTCGACGCGGTGGCCCGCGGCGACCGCAAGGTGATGCCGCGACTCATCGGCGGTCGCTACGGCCTCTCCAGCAAGGAGTTCACGCCGGCGATGGCCAAGGCCGTCTTCGCCGAGCTCGCGAAGCCCGCCCCCAAGTCGCGCTTCACCATCGGCATCCGCGACGACGTCTCCGGCAGCTCGCTCCCCTGGGACACCGAGCTCGACATCGAGGCCGACGACGTGCGCCGCGCGATCTTCTTCGGACTCGGCTCCGATGGCACCGTCTCGGCCAACAAGGCCACGATCAAGATCATCGGCGAGAAGACCACGCAGTACGCGCAGGGGCACTTCGAGTACGACTCCCGCAAGTCGGGATCGACGACCATCAGCCACCTGCGCTTCGGTCCGCGCCCCATCCGTTCCACCTATCGCATCGCGCGCGCGCAGTTCATCGCCGTGCACGACCCGGAGTTCCTCGAGCGGCGCGACGTCTTCGACGCGGCGATGCCCGGCGCGACGGTGCTCGTGAACACCGCGGTCCCCGCCGAACGCTTCTTCGACTCGCTCCCCGTCGAGGCGCAGCGGCAGCTCATCGACCGGCACTGCAAGGTGTACGTGATCGACGGCTACGGCGTCGCCGAGCGCGCCGGACTCGGCCGCCGCATCAACACGGTGATGCAGGCCTGCTTCTTCTCGCTCTCCAAGGTCCTCCCGTTCGAGGAGGCGATGGCGCACATCAAGGCCAGCGTCGTCACCTCCTATGGAAGGCGCGGCACCGAGGTGGTGAAGCGCAACATCGTCGCGCTCGACACCGCGCTCGCCTCCCTGCGCTCGATCGAGCTCCCGGCGGCGCCGACCACCGCGCGGCATCGCCCGCCCGCGGTGCACGGCAAGGCCCCCGACTTCGTGCAGAACGTCACGCGCCTCCTCCTCGAGGGACGCGGCGACCTCCTCCCGGTGAGCGCCTTCCCGCCCGACGGCACCTGGCCCACCGGCACGAGCCGCTTCGAGAAGCGCGCGATCGCGCAGGAGATCCCCACCTGGAACGAGGATCTCTGCGTCCAGTGCAACTTCTGCTCGATGATCTGCCCGCACACGGCGATCCAGACCAAGGTCTACGCGCCCGAGGCGCTCGCCGGCGCGCCCGAGGGCTTCAAGTCGATCGCGCAGGACATCTATCCGATGGCCGAGGGCACGCGCTTCACCGTGCAGGTCGCCCCGGAGGATTGCACGGGCTGCGGACTCTGCATCGAGGTCTGTCCCGCCAAGGATCGCAAGGCGCCGTCACGCAAGGCGCTCATGGCGACGCCGCTCGACCTGCACCGCGACCGCGAGCGCGAGGCCTTCGCCTTCTACGAGACCATCCCGTCAGCCCCGCTCGGCGGGATCGAGATCGAGAAGCGCTCGGCCGCGCTGCGCTTGCCCCTCATGGAGTTCAGCGGCGCCTGCGCCGGCTGCGGCGAGACGCCGTACCTCCGGCTCCTCACGCAGCTCTACGGCGACCGGCTCGTGATCGCCAACGCGACGGGGTGCTCGTCCATCTATGGCGGCAATCTCCCGACCACGCCCTACACCACCAACGCCGACGGGCGCGGGCCGGCCTGGGCGAACTCGCTGTTCGAGGACAACGCCGAGTTCGGCTTCGGCATGCGGCTCTCGCTCGACACGCTCGCCGGTCGCGCGCGCAGTCTCGTCGAGGCGCTGGCGAGTCGCCTGCCCGAAGTGCTCGTGAGCGGGCTGCTCGCACCGGCCGGTCACGACGACGCGTACGTCGCGGCCCAGCGTGAACGCATCGCCGCGCTCGAGGCGCTGCTCAAGGCCGATGCGAGCGCCGACGCGCGCGCGCTGCTCCCCATCGCGCACCATCTCGTGCCGCGCTCGCTCTGGATCGTGGGCGGCGACGGCTGGGCGTACGATATCGGCTTCGGCGGGCTCGACCACGTCCTCGCTTCGCAGAAGAAGGTGAACGTGCTCGTGCTCGACACCGAGGTCTATTCCAACACCGGTGGGCAGGCGAGCAAGGCCACGCCGCTTGGTGCGGCCGCGAAGTTCGCGACCGCGGGCAAGCCGGGGCGGAAGAAGGACCTCGGCCTCCTCGCGATGAGCTACGGGCATGTGTACGTCGCGCAGATCGCGCTGCAGGCGCGGAGCCAGCAGACCGTCGAGGTGCTCCTCGAGGCCGAGCGGCATCCGGGACCGAGCCTCGTGATCGCGCACAGCCCCTGCATCGCGCACGGCTACGACCTGCTCAAGAGCCCGCAGCAGCAGAAGCGCGCGATCGACAGCGGCATGTGGCCGCTCTACCACTACGACCCGGCGCGGGTGGACCGCGGCGAGTCGCCGCTCGTGCTCGATTCGCCCGAGCCGCGGCTCGACGTGGCGAAGTACATGGAGCAGGAGGCGCGGTTCCGGATGGTCGAGCTGCGCTCGAGCGAACGCTACGCCGAGCTGCTGGATGCCGCGCGCGATGCGGTGAAGCAACGTCGCGCGCTGTACGAACAGATGGCCAAGATCCACCTCCCGCCGGAGCATCACCATGGTTGACCTCCGAACGACCTGGCTCGGACTGCCGCTCGTCAGTCCGATCGTATTGGGCGCGAGCCCGCTCTCGCATGACGTCGAACTCGCGGCGCGGGCGGTCGAGTCCGGGGCCGGGGCGGTGGTGATGTACTCCCTCTTCGAGGAGCAGGTGGTCAACGAGCAGATGGCCGCGCATCACTTCATCGATGCGCGTGCCAACGGCGACGCCGAGGCGAGCGGGTTCCTCCCCGATGTCGACGTCTTCTCCCTCGGCGCGGAACCGTATCTCCGGCAGTTGCAGCGCCTGCGGGCGCGGCTCAAGGTGCCGGTGATCGCCTCGCTCAACGGCACCACGCCCGGCGGCTGGACCGAGTACGCGCGGGCCTGCGAGGCGCGCGGCGCCGATGCGATCGAGCTCAATCTCTACGATGTCGTCACGGCGATGGACGAGGGCGCCAAGCGGGTGGAGGATCGCCAGATCGCCGTGGTGGAGTCGGTCACCCACGCGGTGGACATCCCGGTGACGGTGAAGATCGGCCCGTTCTACACGTCGGTGCCGTCCTTCGCCAAGCGGCTCCAGTCCGTGGGCGCGCACGGCATCACGCTGTTCAATCGCTTCTACCAGCCGGACATCGACCTCGACACCCTCGGCGTCGACCGGCGCCTGCAGCTCTCCGCGCCGCGCGAGTTGCCGCTGAGGCTGCACGCGCTCGCCGTGCTCTCCCCGCACGTGCCCATCTCGCTCGCCTGCACCGGCGGCGCGCACTCGGGACAGGACGTGGCGAAGGCGCTGCTCTGCGGCGCGGACGTGGTGCAGGTGACTTCCGCCCTGCTCGAGCATGGGCCGGAGCACGTCGCGACCATGTTGCACGACCTGCGCGCCTGGCTCGGGCACACCGGGTACGTGTCGAGCGACGAGGCGCGCGGCGTGCTGGCGATGGGGACCGCGCCGGATGCGCACGTGTGGGAACGGCTCAACTACATCCGGCTGCTCGACGGGTGGCGCGCCAAGCACGTGACGCCGAAGCAGACGACGGGCAAGACGGCGTCGGGCCACTAGGGCTCAGCGCACCACCCGCTCGCGGCTGAGCGCGTTGTACGCGACCGCCGCCCCGAGCGGCGAGGTCGCCCACATCGCCGGGCCGCCGAACATGCCGGCGAGCGCGCCACCGTACGTCGCGACGACGTTCGAGCGCAGCCCCTTCGAGCGCCCGAACGCGTGGATCGCGAACGTCGTCCCGAGCGGGGCGCCGACGAACGCGCCGAGCAGCGGCGCTCCCCAGTCGTTCTCGCTCGCCGCCATCATGTCGCCGATCACCAGTCCCGCCACGGCGCCGAGCGCCCAGCCCACCGTCCCCGCCGCCATCTGCCCGGGGAGCGGCGCCGTCGCGCGCGCGCCGCGCGGCGGCGGCGTCGTGCCCCGCGCCTCGTGGCCGAACCGGTACTGGATCTCCGCCGCGAGGAGTCGCGCGCGCTGACCGGTGCCGTTCACGCGGACCGTCGGCGTGACGCCCTGCTCCACCCGAAGCGCGAACCCGAAGCGGCCGCGGTCGAGCCCCGCGCCAAGCGTCAGGTTCGCAGCGACGGGCGCGGACTCGTACTCGCGATCGGTGAAGTCCGGGCAGTCTATGGAATACGTCCCCGTCACGCCGATGCCGCCGGTGACATCCACCCAGCACTCGCTCTGGAAGGCTGCATTCACGCCGCCGGCGATCCAGGCGCGCCGGTCCGAGTAGCGCCGGACGGAGACCCCGAGGTGCGTGCGCGGGACCTGCAGCTTCGACGCCTCCGAGAACTCGCTCGGCGCCGGTCCGCCGTCGGCCAAGATCCCGCCATACCCGAGCTCGGCCCGCCAGGTGAGTCGCTCGGCGAAGGGGCGCTCGTAGGCGACACCGAGCGACCCCGCAGGCGCGGCGGAGCCGAGCGCCGTCGGCCCGGGGACGCTGCTCGCCCCCATGGCATAGTAGGCCGACCACCCGCGAGGGAGCGCGGGCGAGTCCTGCGCCGCCACGGCGACCGGGAGGAGGACGAGGGCCGGGACGACTGCGCCGCGGAGGGCGGCGCGGAGGGTGGTCAGGCTGGTGCGACGGAACGCTGAGGCGCGGTGCATGCGGAGCGGGGAGGTGAAGGTGGGAGCCACACCCTCATGCTACGTGGACCGCCTCGGCGCGCCCATACGTCACCTGTCGTAGGCGCCTACGGCGCGAAGAGCCCCGGGACCGGGATCACCAGCGGCTCGGCGGCGCCGGGCGGGTGCCAGACGAGTTCCTCGGTCCTGACCAGCGGCAGGATCGCATCCGGCGTCCAGACCTCGACGAGCGCGCGGTCGATGTCCACGATCCAGAGGGTCTCGACGCGCTGGCGCTGGTAGAGTCGTCGCTTCTGGAAGCGGTCCTGCTTCGCCGTCGAGGGACTCAGGACCTCGACGACCAGGTCGAGCGTCCTGAGCGACGACCATTCGCTCAGGCCCGCCTCGTCCCGCGCGGTCACGAAGACGTCCGGTTGCACCAGGACGTCCTCTCCCCAGGACACATCCGCCGGGCTGGTGAGGACCTCTCCGAGGCTGAGACGCTCACAGTACGGCGCGAGCGCGACGACGAGTCGTGTGACGACACGCTGGTGTGGCATCGTCGGCGCGGGGGTCACGAGCAGTTCCCCGTGCACGACCTCGTACCGCTGCCCGTCCTCCGGCAACGCACGCACCATGTCCGCAGTGAAGTACTGAGGAGCGAGAGGCATGACCACAGCGTACGCTCGGCGGCGAGGGTTGGCAGGGCCCCCCCCCCCGGGGTCGCGGGCCACACCCGTTCAATGCGCCTACGGCGCGAACAATCCCGCGACCGGGATCACCAGCGGCTCGACGGCGCCGGGCGGGTGCCAGACGAGTTCCTCGGTCTCGATCACGGGAAAGAGCATGTCCGGATGCCACACCTCCACGCATCCACGCTCCTCGTCCAGCAGCCACAGCGTCTCGACCCCGTGCTGGAGATACAGCTTCCGTTTCTGGAACCGGTCGAAGCGCGCACTCGACGGGCTCAACACCTCTGCGATGAGCGTGAGGCTTCGGATCCGGCTCCAGTCGCCGGTCGCCGCTTCCCGCTTCGGGACGACGAAGACATCAGGCTGCACGAGGATATCAGGACCCCACGAGATGTCCGCGGGACTGAGCATCGTCTCGAACGTGCCGAGCGCATCGCAATAGTCCGCGAGCCGCCTCGCGATCCGGAAGGCGATCCGCTGGTGCGCGCCACGTGGGGACGGGCTCACCAGCAGCTCTCCGTGCACGACCTCGTACCGCTGCCCGTCCTCCGGCAACGCCCGCACCATCTCCGCAGTGAAGTACCGGGGAAAGAGAGGCATCACACCACCTTGAAGTTCCGCATCATCCCCATGTCCTCATGCTCGAGGATGTGGCAATGATACAGATACGTCCCCGGATGCGACGTGAACGTCACCTGCACCGACACCGTCTCCCCCGGCAGCACCAGCACCGTGTCCATCCAGCCGCCATCGACCAGGCCTTCGCGCAGCGCGTTCTCCGCCTTCCCGCCCGTCCGCGACAGCACGCGGAACTGCCGCCCATGCATGTGGATCGGATGCGCCATCTGCATCCCCATCGGGCCGCCGGCGTTCTCGTAGCTCCACACCTGCGTCGCGCCCGCCGTGACCGTCTCGTCGGGCGCCGTCTCGTGCATGTCGAACGAGCGCCCGCCCATGAACCACACCATCCGCCGGAAGGTGAGCGGCACCTGACGGCGCGGCGCGTCGGCGACGGGCTTCCATCGGTCGTCGAACGTCGCGAGCCGCACCGGGAGCTTCGCCGCCGACCGCTCGCGACGGGCGACGGTGATGCCGAGCAGCGTGAGCGGTGCACCGAGGGGCACGCCACCGCTCGGGCGCTCCATCGCCATCATCCCCATCCCGCCGCCGCCCATGTCGAGCCCCGCGTCGCCGAGCGGGAAGGCCTCGCTCCGCAGCGCGAGCGTGCTCCCCACTGCGCGCGCGCTCAGGTCGAGCCAGAGCTCCACGCGCTGCCCCGGCGCGAGCGTCACCGCGCGCTGCTCCACCGGCCGCTCGAGCAACCCGCCGTCGGTGCCGAGCACCGTCATCGGCGTCGCGTCGCTCCAGGCGAGCTTGTAGATGCGCGCGTTCGACCCGTTCAGCACGCGCAGGCGATACGCGCGCGTCGCGAGCGACCACTGCGCGTCCGGATTGCCGTTCACGAGCATCACGTCGCCGGTGAACCCCATCTCGCGCTCCATCATGCTCGCCGCGTAGCGGAACTGGTTCTCCGCGTCGAACGACCGGTCCTGCAGCACGCAGAGCAGCTCGCCGTCGCCCGACGGCAGCGCGAGCGCGCGCTCCTCGGGATCGCTCACCACGATGAGCCCCGCGAGCCCCATGTTCACCTGCGGCCCCGTCCGCTCGTGCGGATGCGGATGGTACCAGTACGTCCCGGCCCGGTTCTCCACCGTGAACTCATAGAGGTACTCCGAGCCCGCGGCGATCGCCTTGTGCGGATGCCCGTCCGCCGCCTCCGGCACGTCGAGCCCGTGCCAATGCACGATCGACGGTTCGGCCAGCGCGTTATGGAAGCGGATGCGCACCTTCTGCCCGCGCACGAACCGCAGCGTGGGACCGAGATGCGATCCCTCCACCGCGGTGAGCGCCGTCGCCGGCCCCTTCGTCACGGCACCGGTGAAGCGCCACACGGTCGTCTTCTTCCCCGGTCGCAGCTGCACCTCGGCGGTCGCGGCGGTGAGCGCGATCTCCACGTCCGGTTCGAACTCCGGTGCGAAGTCAGCGCGCGGATCGTCCCCGCGACGCGGCGACGGCCAGCCGAAGGGCGCGAGCGCGGCGGCACGCGTGGACGAGCCGACGAGGCCGGTGAGACCGAGCGCGAGGAGTTGCCGACGCGAGAGTGACATCAAGCGGGATGGTGTGGGACGCTTGCCAGTGGGGACGTGCCGTATCCTCGCATGGTAGGAGCGGCCGCGCGTCGCCGCCATCAGCCGAGTCCTGACAGGGCGCAGGGAATGCCGCAGATTTCGGCATGGACATCTCTCGCCGACTGAAGATCGCGACCCTCGCCGCCGCCGCGCTCCTCGCGCCGACGGCGCATCCGCTCGCCGCCCAGCAGCCGCGATACCCCACCGCCTGGGACGCCGCGCATCTCGAACGCCCCGACGTGAAGGCCGCGCTCGCGCATCTCGAGGCCGGCTTCCCCAAGCAGGTGGACGAGTGGATCCGCATCGCGCAGATGCCCGGCAAGTCCGGCCACGAGCAGCAGCGCGGCGCGTACGTGAAGGCCGAGATGGAGAAGCAGGGCCTCCGCGTGAGCGTCGATTCCATGGGCAACGTCACCGGCATCCGGAAGGGCACCGGCGGTGGCCCCACGATCGTCTTCGCCGCGCACATGGACATCGTCCACTCGCTCGAGACCAACACCACCGTGCGCCGTGCCGGCGACACGCTGCATGCGCCCGGCATCTTCGACAACAGCGCCTCGGTCGCGAACATGCTCGCCACCATCCGCGCCCTCGACGCCGCCAAGGTCGTCACCACCGGCGACCTCGTCTTCGTCGGCACGGTGCAGGAGGAGCTCGGGCTCCGCGGCATGGACTACTGGCTCAAGCACAACCCGCGCCCCGACCTCCTCATCGCCATGGACGGCGGGCTCGGCGCCGTGAGCTACGGCGCGCTCGGCATCTATTGGACGCGCTATCGCTTCAAGGCCGCCGGCGCCCACACGCTCCGCTCGCGCGGCCAGCCCACGCCCGTGCTCGCCCTCGCCGACGCGGTGCAGCGCATCTACGCCCTCCGTCCGCCCCCGCTCCCCAACGGCGCGGTGATCAACGTCGGCCAGGTGCACGGCGGCGAGATCTTCAACGGTATCCCGCAGGACCTCTTCTTCACCGTGGACCTGCGCTCGAGCGACCCCGCGCTGCTCGACTCGCTCGACCGCCGCATCACGGCCATCGCGCAGGAGGCGGCGACGCGCGAGAAGGTCCAGCTCGTCGTGGAGACCGAGCAGAAGAACGGCGCCGGCGGCACCGCGCGCATGCTCGAGCCCGCCCGCCGGCATCCGCTCGTGCAGACCGCG
This window of the Gemmatimonadota bacterium genome carries:
- the nifJ gene encoding pyruvate:ferredoxin (flavodoxin) oxidoreductase encodes the protein MTEVAPHARTNGRHKTLDANEAVASVAYRLSEVIAIYPITPASPMGEHADAWSADAKPNLWHRVPEVMEMQSEGGAAGAVHGALMTGALTTTFTASQGLLLMLPNLYKIAGELTPFVLHVAARTLATHALSIFGDHSDVMSARMTGMALLCSGNAQEAQDLAAVAHAVTLRSRIPVLHFFDGFRTSHEITKVARLDDDTLRALLDDEALAAFRARGLDPDHPTLRGTAQNPDAWFQGREACEPFYAAFPGLLAETFARFKALTGREYQLFEFVGAPDAERVIIMMGSGAECAHETVEWMQERGEKVGVLKVRLFRPFSAAHLLAALPPTAQRIAVLDRTKEPGATGEPLLQEIALALVDAVARGDRKVMPRLIGGRYGLSSKEFTPAMAKAVFAELAKPAPKSRFTIGIRDDVSGSSLPWDTELDIEADDVRRAIFFGLGSDGTVSANKATIKIIGEKTTQYAQGHFEYDSRKSGSTTISHLRFGPRPIRSTYRIARAQFIAVHDPEFLERRDVFDAAMPGATVLVNTAVPAERFFDSLPVEAQRQLIDRHCKVYVIDGYGVAERAGLGRRINTVMQACFFSLSKVLPFEEAMAHIKASVVTSYGRRGTEVVKRNIVALDTALASLRSIELPAAPTTARHRPPAVHGKAPDFVQNVTRLLLEGRGDLLPVSAFPPDGTWPTGTSRFEKRAIAQEIPTWNEDLCVQCNFCSMICPHTAIQTKVYAPEALAGAPEGFKSIAQDIYPMAEGTRFTVQVAPEDCTGCGLCIEVCPAKDRKAPSRKALMATPLDLHRDREREAFAFYETIPSAPLGGIEIEKRSAALRLPLMEFSGACAGCGETPYLRLLTQLYGDRLVIANATGCSSIYGGNLPTTPYTTNADGRGPAWANSLFEDNAEFGFGMRLSLDTLAGRARSLVEALASRLPEVLVSGLLAPAGHDDAYVAAQRERIAALEALLKADASADARALLPIAHHLVPRSLWIVGGDGWAYDIGFGGLDHVLASQKKVNVLVLDTEVYSNTGGQASKATPLGAAAKFATAGKPGRKKDLGLLAMSYGHVYVAQIALQARSQQTVEVLLEAERHPGPSLVIAHSPCIAHGYDLLKSPQQQKRAIDSGMWPLYHYDPARVDRGESPLVLDSPEPRLDVAKYMEQEARFRMVELRSSERYAELLDAARDAVKQRRALYEQMAKIHLPPEHHHG
- a CDS encoding dihydroorotate dehydrogenase-like protein, with the protein product MVDLRTTWLGLPLVSPIVLGASPLSHDVELAARAVESGAGAVVMYSLFEEQVVNEQMAAHHFIDARANGDAEASGFLPDVDVFSLGAEPYLRQLQRLRARLKVPVIASLNGTTPGGWTEYARACEARGADAIELNLYDVVTAMDEGAKRVEDRQIAVVESVTHAVDIPVTVKIGPFYTSVPSFAKRLQSVGAHGITLFNRFYQPDIDLDTLGVDRRLQLSAPRELPLRLHALAVLSPHVPISLACTGGAHSGQDVAKALLCGADVVQVTSALLEHGPEHVATMLHDLRAWLGHTGYVSSDEARGVLAMGTAPDAHVWERLNYIRLLDGWRAKHVTPKQTTGKTASGH
- a CDS encoding Uma2 family endonuclease, whose protein sequence is MPLAPQYFTADMVRALPEDGQRYEVVHGELLVTPAPTMPHQRVVTRLVVALAPYCERLSLGEVLTSPADVSWGEDVLVQPDVFVTARDEAGLSEWSSLRTLDLVVEVLSPSTAKQDRFQKRRLYQRQRVETLWIVDIDRALVEVWTPDAILPLVRTEELVWHPPGAAEPLVIPVPGLFAP
- a CDS encoding Uma2 family endonuclease, which translates into the protein MPLFPRYFTAEMVRALPEDGQRYEVVHGELLVSPSPRGAHQRIAFRIARRLADYCDALGTFETMLSPADISWGPDILVQPDVFVVPKREAATGDWSRIRSLTLIAEVLSPSSARFDRFQKRKLYLQHGVETLWLLDEERGCVEVWHPDMLFPVIETEELVWHPPGAVEPLVIPVAGLFAP
- a CDS encoding multicopper oxidase domain-containing protein, which translates into the protein MSLSRRQLLALGLTGLVGSSTRAAALAPFGWPSPRRGDDPRADFAPEFEPDVEIALTAATAEVQLRPGKKTTVWRFTGAVTKGPATALTAVEGSHLGPTLRFVRGQKVRIRFHNALAEPSIVHWHGLDVPEAADGHPHKAIAAGSEYLYEFTVENRAGTYWYHPHPHERTGPQVNMGLAGLIVVSDPEERALALPSGDGELLCVLQDRSFDAENQFRYAASMMEREMGFTGDVMLVNGNPDAQWSLATRAYRLRVLNGSNARIYKLAWSDATPMTVLGTDGGLLERPVEQRAVTLAPGQRVELWLDLSARAVGSTLALRSEAFPLGDAGLDMGGGGMGMMAMERPSGGVPLGAPLTLLGITVARRERSAAKLPVRLATFDDRWKPVADAPRRQVPLTFRRMVWFMGGRSFDMHETAPDETVTAGATQVWSYENAGGPMGMQMAHPIHMHGRQFRVLSRTGGKAENALREGLVDGGWMDTVLVLPGETVSVQVTFTSHPGTYLYHCHILEHEDMGMMRNFKVV
- a CDS encoding M20/M25/M40 family metallo-hydrolase, producing MDISRRLKIATLAAAALLAPTAHPLAAQQPRYPTAWDAAHLERPDVKAALAHLEAGFPKQVDEWIRIAQMPGKSGHEQQRGAYVKAEMEKQGLRVSVDSMGNVTGIRKGTGGGPTIVFAAHMDIVHSLETNTTVRRAGDTLHAPGIFDNSASVANMLATIRALDAAKVVTTGDLVFVGTVQEELGLRGMDYWLKHNPRPDLLIAMDGGLGAVSYGALGIYWTRYRFKAAGAHTLRSRGQPTPVLALADAVQRIYALRPPPLPNGAVINVGQVHGGEIFNGIPQDLFFTVDLRSSDPALLDSLDRRITAIAQEAATREKVQLVVETEQKNGAGGTARMLEPARRHPLVQTAIDIQKQLGVSFGMPGAEEAIASGSTDANIGVVMGIPSISIGRSEGGNQHTLTEWAHWPSALQGTKLTLLLATTFGDGVKPVGARFVP